A window of Bacteroidota bacterium genomic DNA:
TATTTTTCCGTATGAAGGTTTGTCAGTTGAAAACCGTTCAGGAAAAGGATTGCAAATACAAGCGTACCGAAAATCCAGGAATAAGAATAGGAAACATTTAACTTTTTAATGAAGACAAAAAAAATAATCAAAAAGAAAATTCCAAGAATGATGTAATTAAAGAATTCAAATTGTAATCCCGAATAAACTGCTGTGAGAATTCCTCCGAGAAAAGGAAGCAGCAATCGGAGAAAAGGCATTTGGCTCCATATATTCATTTTCTTTCTCCAAAGATTAGTGAGCCCACACGAATTAAATTACTTCCTTCTTCAATTGCAATTTTATAATCTGAACTCATGCCCATTGAAAGGGTTTCTAGTTTTGAGTTTCTGGTTTTGAGTTTGTCGAAAAATAGTTTTAGCGATTGGAACTCTTTTCTTATTTGATTTTCATTTTCCGTAAGCGTTGCCATTCCCATTAATCCTGCTATGCGAATATTTTTCATTTCTGAAAATTCTTTTGAGTTCAGTATTTCTTCGGCTTCTTCAAAACTTAATCCGAATTTTGTTTCTTCCTGCGCAATGTGAATTTGAAGAAGACAATCAATCACCCGATTTATTTTTTCAGCACATTTATTTATTTCACACAGAAGTTTTATGCTGTCAACCGAATGAATCATGCTTACAAAGGGCGTGATGTATTTTACTTTGTTTGTTTGTAAATGTCCGATTAAATGCCATTCAATATCTTTCGGAAGGTCATAGTATTTCGGAGTGAGTTCCTGAACGCGGTTCTCTCCGAAAATTTTATGTCCGGCATTATATGCTTCAAGAATTTTTTCTGCCGGAAGTGTTTTTGTAACCGCAACTAATTTTACATGCGAAGGGATTTCGCTTTTTATTTTCTGTAAATTTTCCAGAACAGGCATTTGAATTTATTTTATGTCAGACAAAGAATAAATCACCAGTCCGCTTCTCATCTTCGGTTCAACCCATGTTGATTTCGGAGGCATGGTTCCGCCCGAATCGGCAACGTTAATTACATCACGCATAGTTACCGGATATAAACCAAATCCAACCGATGCTTTTCCGCTGTCAACAATTTTTTTCAGTTCACCAATTCCTTTTGTTCCGCTTACAAAAAATATTTTTTTGTCGGTTCGTAAATCATGAATACCGAGCAAGGGAGAAAGAATTAATTCAGTGAGAAGTTCAGCATCTAACTTTCCTTTTGTTTCATTCTTTACAGTGAGTGAATACCATTTTTCTTCAATGTACAAACTAAAATTTCTATGCCTGTTTGGTTTGTAAGGAGTTTCTCCTTTTTCTTCAATGGAAAAATTTGCTGAGAGTTTTCTTAAGAAAGTATCCTTCGAAAGAAAATTCAAGTCCTTTACAATG
This region includes:
- a CDS encoding YggS family pyridoxal phosphate-dependent enzyme → MPVLENLQKIKSEIPSHVKLVAVTKTLPAEKILEAYNAGHKIFGENRVQELTPKYYDLPKDIEWHLIGHLQTNKVKYITPFVSMIHSVDSIKLLCEINKCAEKINRVIDCLLQIHIAQEETKFGLSFEEAEEILNSKEFSEMKNIRIAGLMGMATLTENENQIRKEFQSLKLFFDKLKTRNSKLETLSMGMSSDYKIAIEEGSNLIRVGSLIFGERK